TGGTGGTCCGGCTGGCCCGTACCGACCCCGCGCTCACCGCCCTCAACCGGCACGCCTACCGCGACCCCCGGGTCCGCGTGGTCACCGGGGACGCCTTCGGCTGGCTGCGCTCCGCCCGTTCCGAACCCGTGTGGGACGTGGTGATCGTGGACCTGCCCGAGCCGGGCACCACCCGCAGCGCGAAGTTCTACTCGCAGGAGTTCTACGGGCTGTTGGGCGGCGCGCTCGCCGACGGCGGGCGGCTCGTCGTCCACGCCGGTCCCTCTGGCACCCGGCCGCGTACCTACTGGACCGTCGAGGCCACCCTGCGGGCCGCCGGGTTCCGCGCCACCGCCTACCGCGCGGACGGCGGGCTCTCCCGGCTCGCCGCGGGCCCCGAACGGGAGGGGCGCGCCACGATGACGGCCCCGTGCGACTGGGGTTTCCTGCTCGCGGCCCATGCGTCGGCGCCCCGGCTCGGCCTGGACTCCGGGGCTCCGCCGCTGACGTCGCTCACCCCCGGCCGACTGGCGGCCGACGCCCGGGAGACCGCGCTCACCCGGGTGCCCGCGCTCGCGCCCTCCACCCTGGTCCATCCGCGTTACGAGAACTGATCCGGCGCGGCGGTTCCCGGCCCGGGCGCGGACCGGAGCGCAGACGCGCCCGGGGCCCCTGGGTAGGCTCGGACCCCATGGACCATCAGGTATTCGTTCCGGCCCCGGCGGAGGCCGTCCGCCGGGTGCTCCGCGACCCGGCCCGGCTCGCCCGCTGCGTCCAGGGATTCCAGCAGGACACCCAGGCGACCGGGGCCACCGGGGACACCTCGGGCCCGCTCTCCGGGAGGCTGCGCGTCCGCGCCGGGCGGCACACCATCACCTACCGGGGCGCGCTCACGACGGCGGCGGACGAGGAGGGTTTCACCTTCCGGGGGGAGGGCACGGAGGTGCGGGGCCAGGGCTCCGTGGCCGTGGCGTTGACGATCCGTCCGACGGCGGTGGACGGTGGGACGAACCTCGGCATCAACGGTTCCGCGACGGTGGGGGGACGGCTGGCGGACCTGGCGCCCGAACTCCGGGCCCAGACCGCGCACCGGCTGCTCGACCGCTTCGGCGAGCGGCTGGCGGACGTGGCGCTGGAGCCCTCCGGCCCCGTCGGCGGACCCCCGTGCGACACCCCGTCGCCGACCGGCGCCGGGCCGGACGACACCTTCGCCCACGGCCGGGAGGAACCTCACACGATGGACGGAAACCCCCACGCCAACCGCCCTGACGAGAACGACGACGAGAACGAGAACGAGAACGAGAACGGCAACGGGAACGGCAGCGACGACGGCAGCGGGAGCGGGAACGAGGAGAACGGGAGCGGGGCCGGGAGCGAGGACGACGGCCGTATGGACGGCGAGGCCGCCCGGGGAGGTCGCGGC
The nucleotide sequence above comes from Streptomyces clavuligerus. Encoded proteins:
- a CDS encoding SRPBCC family protein; the encoded protein is MDHQVFVPAPAEAVRRVLRDPARLARCVQGFQQDTQATGATGDTSGPLSGRLRVRAGRHTITYRGALTTAADEEGFTFRGEGTEVRGQGSVAVALTIRPTAVDGGTNLGINGSATVGGRLADLAPELRAQTAHRLLDRFGERLADVALEPSGPVGGPPCDTPSPTGAGPDDTFAHGREEPHTMDGNPHANRPDENDDENENENENGNGNGSDDGSGSGNEENGSGAGSEDDGRMDGEAARGGRGGAEEDSPVSPGADPEDAADAGSTGDTGGGREAAASTPDADADASRDGRSSDDDRVFDALRDLSGTGELRDLGDLGDLGGLDDLPALGDEPPVEAAHARRTMIGRSAEEVDHAPPRGRYAPVPAPDEGRRGLPLHWIAPAAAALAIASVVVGRALRRRRT